GCGTCTTCATCAGGGTTGACGATGCCATCGCCTGCGTCAGGGTAGGAATACCGAGTGCACTCGTGCTCATTCCGAGGGTCATCACCACCAGTAGTGCGACAAGGCCGCTGACGATCGAGCCGAGGAATCGATCAACGATTCCCAGTTTGATCGTGCGGACGGGGCCGGCGATGAGCTTGCCGAGCCACGACCCGAGGCTGATGCCGAGTCCGACGACAATGATGCCGCAGGCGAGGGCGGCCGCGACGTTCCAGCCCGCCGCAGGAATGGCGCCCGAGACGATCGGCATGACGAGAAGGGCGACGACGCCACCCGCGATCATTCCTGCGATGGCACCAATCGTGTGAAGGAGTCCGCGGTTCCACCCGCCGATGAGCGCAACAATCAGAATGACGACGAACAGAACGTCGATGACGATGCCGGTGATCATTCGCTCACCTGCTCTCAGAGATCGGCATGCAGCGCCCAGACCGCTTCTGCAGCGGACGACCAGCTGAATGAATGGCCGCGATCCTGCGACAGAATCGTGAGTCGGTTGCGCAGATCGTCGTCGTCGACGACCTCGCTGATCGCCTCGGCAAGGCGCTCGGGGTACCCGGGGCCTTCTGCTTCGACGACCTGCCCGTAGCCGCCAGCGGTTTCAAGCAGGGCGTTGTCGTCGGCATGGATGACCGGTGTGCCGAACGTGAACGCCTCCACGACCGGCAGCCCGAATCCTTCGCCGACACTGGGAAACACGAATGCCGTGGCGCGCGAGAGTACGAGCGCGAGGTCTGCGTCTGACAGCTGACCGAGGCCGGCAACGCGTCCCTCGACGACGCCCGCTTCGTCGGCAACCGCTTCGATGGTGAGTTCGCCCCAGCTTTCGGGACCGATGATCAGAAGTGGAATGTCGGGGGACGACGGGAGCGCCATCGCTGAAATCAAATCGACGATGCCGTGCCGCGGATCCAGTGACCCTTTCGCGACGATGTATTGAGGCGGAAGGCCGAGTTCGCGAGCGCGCTGTTCGGGAACGACTGGCAGGCGAAGTGTGCTCGGTGCCGCTCCGGCGACGACCCGCACCCTGTCGCCGAAATCTGCAATATCGGCCAGCTGGTCGGCCACGGCGTGCGTCGGTACGACGATGGCGTCTGCATACTTTCGTGCCCGCTTGAGCAGGGCCTTCTGCAGCGCAACAGTAGCCGGGGTGAATGATTTGGGATGCGTCCAGGGGAGGGTGTCGTGAACAGTGACCGTCGTTTGAGAGCCTGACTCGAGGTCGTGCTTGACCAAGGGGGCGAGAAGCGTCGGTGAGTGAAGCAGTCCGGTGGCCAGCGACGAGCCGCCGACTCCCATCTGCCACGCTGCA
The Paramicrobacterium chengjingii DNA segment above includes these coding regions:
- a CDS encoding glycosyltransferase family 4 protein, giving the protein MVTMRVIVDEMVPPVRGDLGSYTRDLTRALIRHAPSGCDVEGVIAAHDDEAIDKVRNRLGGLSRLNQTTLRRRELSAAWQMGVGGSSLATGLLHSPTLLAPLVKHDLESGSQTTVTVHDTLPWTHPKSFTPATVALQKALLKRARKYADAIVVPTHAVADQLADIADFGDRVRVVAGAAPSTLRLPVVPEQRARELGLPPQYIVAKGSLDPRHGIVDLISAMALPSSPDIPLLIIGPESWGELTIEAVADEAGVVEGRVAGLGQLSDADLALVLSRATAFVFPSVGEGFGLPVVEAFTFGTPVIHADDNALLETAGGYGQVVEAEGPGYPERLAEAISEVVDDDDLRNRLTILSQDRGHSFSWSSAAEAVWALHADL